Proteins encoded in a region of the Benincasa hispida cultivar B227 chromosome 2, ASM972705v1, whole genome shotgun sequence genome:
- the LOC120071365 gene encoding preprotein translocase subunit SCY1, chloroplastic: MLITVREAAAASSSPLSFNLSTQFLTNSKRFPRPRISLNRASFSVPGKPSASKSLNLGLISNSFESSVFDPLGIRPDLSSELSNTWENFLGYFGQTFDSASSTKKDKSPSARGLAAAIEDSSIDIGDFFKGPLPGKFLQLLGYLALSRLGIYIPLGGVNREAFVGNLDQNSLLSTLDSFSGGGIGRLGICSLGIVPFINAQIVFQLLAQIYPKLQDLQKREGEAGRKKILQYTRYASVGFAIVQAIGQVLYLRPYVNDFSTEWVLSSVTLLTLGSVITTYIGERITDLKLGNGTSLLIFTSIISYLPASFGRTAAQAFQDGNYVGLVAIIISFFLLVLGIVYVQEAERKIPLNYASRYTSRGGGLQKSAYLPFKVNSSGVMPIIFSTSTLALPGTLARFTGLSVLKKAALALNPGGSFYLPTNILLIAFFNYYYTFLQLDPDDVSEQLKRQGASIPLVRPGKSTASFLKAVLSRISVLGSAFLAILAAGPAVIEQTTHLTAFRGFAGTSVLILVGCATDTARKVQAEIISQKYKNIEFYDIDRYNP, from the exons ATGTTGATAACAGTCAGAGAAGCTGCTGCAGCTTCTTCTTCGCCCCTTTCCTTCAACCTCTCCACTCAATTTCTTACCAATTCTAAGCGCTTTCCAAGACCTAGAATTTCACTCAACCGAGCTTCTTTCTCTGTTCCAGGCAAGCCCAGTGCCAGCAAATCCTTGAACCTTGGCCTCATTTCCAACAG TTTTGAGAGCTCAGTTTTTGATCCCTTGGGCATCCGTCCAGATCTTTCTTCCGAATTAAGTAATACGTGGGAAAATTTTCTTGGCTATTTTGGTCAAACATTTGATAGTGCTTCAAGCACAAAAAAAGATAAATCTCCCTCAGCTCGTGGATTGGCag CTGCAATCGAGGACAGTTCCATTGACATAGGGGATTTCTTCAAAGGTCCATTGCCTGGAAAATTTCTACAGCTCTTGGGCTATTTAGCACTATCAAGGCTTGGAATCTATATCCCTCTCGGTGGAGTGAACCGAGAGGCCTTTGTTGGGAACTTGGATCAGAACAGCTTATTGAGTACTTTAGATTCATTTTCTGGAGGAGGCATTGGTAGGCTGGGGATATGCTCCCTTGGCATTGTTCCCTTCATCAATGCACAAATTGTCTTCCAGCTTCTTGCTCAAATTTATCCAAAATTACAAGATCTTCAGAAAAGAGAAGGCGAAGCAGGGCGAAAGAAAATTCTGCAATATACTCGATATGCCTCAGTTGGATTTGCAATCGTACAA GCAATTGGCCAAGTTCTCTACCTTCGCCCCTATGTTAATGATTTTAGTACAGAATGGGTGCTTTCTTCTGTTACTTTATTAACACTTGGCTCAGTCATAACAACGTACATTGGGGAACGGATCACAGACCTAAAGCTAGGAAATGGGACATCTCTTTTAATATTCACCAGCATCATCTCCTATTTACCCGCATCCTTTGGAAGGACTGCTGCACAGGCGTTCCAGGATGGTAACTATGTTGGATTAGTTGCTATCATAATCTCCTTCTTTCTATTGGTACTTGGAATTGTATATGTTCAG GAAGCAGAAAGGAAAATCCCCCTCAACTATGCCTCAAGATACACAAGCAGAGGTGGAGGACTTCAGAAATCCGCTTACCTGCCCTTCAAG GTAAATAGTTCTGGTGTAATGCCAATCATTTTCTCAACATCAACACTAGCCCTTCCGGGTACTCTAGCTCGCTTCACGGGGTTATCGGTCCTGAAGAAGGCTGCACTTGCTTTAAATCCAGGAG GTTCGTTCTATCTGCCAACCAACATCCTTTTGATAGCCTTCTTCAACTACTACTACACATTCCTACAGTTGGATCCCGATGATGTGAGTGAACAATTGAAGCGGCAGGGTGCTTCTATTCCCCTCGTCCGTCCAGGCAAAAGTACAGCTTCATTTCTGAAAGCG GTCCTAAGTCGGATTTCAGTACTTGGTTCTGCCTTCTTGGCAATCCTTGCTGCCGGTCCTGCAGTGATTGAGCAAACAACACATTTGACAGCATTTCGAGGATTTGCAGGAACCTCTGTTCTTATTCTTGTTGGCTGTGCTACAGACACAGCCAGAAAAGTACAGGCTGAGATAATCTCCCAGAAGTACAAGAATATAGAGTTCTATGACATCGACAGGTATAATCCTTGA